One Phragmites australis chromosome 23, lpPhrAust1.1, whole genome shotgun sequence DNA window includes the following coding sequences:
- the LOC133906293 gene encoding ribulose bisphosphate carboxylase small subunit, chloroplastic 2-like, with amino-acid sequence MAPSVMASSATSVAPFQGLKSTAGLPASRRSSSTGLGNINNGGRIRCMQVWPIEGIKKFETLSYLPQAIMYYYQFTRSNCRSISEPLRTSSDKHYH; translated from the exons ATGGCTCCCTCCGTGATGGCTTCGTCGGCCACCTCGGTTGCTCCCTTCCAAGGGCTCAAGTCCACAGCTGGACTCCCAGCGAGCCGCCGCTCCAGCAGCACCGGCTTGGGCAACATCAACAACGGTGGAAGGATCAGGTGCATGCAG GTGTGGCCGATTGAGGGCATTAAGAAGTTCGAGACCCTGTCCTACCTGCCGCAAGCGATAATGTATTACTATCAGTTCACAAGGTCCAACTGCCGATCAATCAGTGAGCCGTtgagaaccagcagtgataaacACTACCACTGA